A stretch of the Halomonas sp. BDJS001 genome encodes the following:
- a CDS encoding AEC family transporter — translation MDLAPSALMGPLLMLLGYVGLGWIAAQRLKIDPRPIATLLVYLIAPFTIFRALMNGGPTPGYLLLTLALFIVASLMALVVQRLTRHRFGEQEAALLAFSSGTGNTGYFGLPIALILLPPEGVTLYLFCMLGINIYEFTVGFYLSARGRFSVRESLIKISRLPLIYAFLLALLLSTLDVAIPAAVMSSLAVFPATYTLLGMMIIGMTLSQVTLSAWDTRFVATCLGLRYLMWPLAMLGAVLILQWVAPLSTELALALLLMGVVPMAANVVVVAMELGIQPQKGALAVLVTTLLAPLLIPFYLGLMLRLTGLG, via the coding sequence ATGGATTTAGCACCCAGCGCCTTAATGGGGCCACTGCTGATGTTATTGGGGTATGTTGGGCTAGGCTGGATAGCCGCTCAACGCTTAAAAATAGACCCCCGCCCGATTGCGACACTGCTGGTCTACCTGATTGCCCCCTTTACGATTTTTCGCGCGCTGATGAACGGCGGCCCGACCCCTGGCTACCTTTTGCTCACATTAGCGCTGTTCATTGTGGCAAGCCTGATGGCTCTGGTGGTACAACGCCTCACTCGCCACCGTTTTGGTGAGCAGGAAGCGGCCCTGTTGGCGTTCTCTTCGGGAACGGGCAATACCGGCTACTTTGGCCTACCGATTGCGTTGATTTTGCTGCCCCCCGAAGGTGTCACTCTCTACCTCTTCTGTATGCTGGGGATTAATATCTACGAATTTACCGTAGGCTTTTACCTTAGCGCACGCGGGCGTTTTTCAGTACGTGAGAGTCTGATCAAAATTTCTCGCTTACCGCTTATCTATGCGTTCCTGCTAGCGCTGCTGCTTAGCACGCTCGACGTCGCTATACCCGCTGCGGTAATGAGTTCGCTGGCGGTGTTCCCTGCCACCTATACGCTGCTGGGGATGATGATTATTGGTATGACGCTTAGCCAAGTGACGCTTTCCGCCTGGGATACGCGCTTTGTGGCCACTTGTTTAGGGCTACGCTACCTAATGTGGCCATTGGCCATGCTAGGGGCCGTATTAATCCTGCAGTGGGTCGCGCCACTTTCCACAGAGCTGGCCTTAGCACTGCTGTTAATGGGCGTGGTGCCCATGGCTGCTAATGTGGTGGTGGTTGCGATGGAACTGGGTATACAGCCGCAAAAAGGCGCGTTAGCGGTGCTGGTAACGACACTGCTTGCGCCGCTGCTGATTCCGTTTTATCTCGGTTTAATGCTGCGCCTCACCGGGTTGGGCTAA
- a CDS encoding ABC transporter ATP-binding protein, protein MSIKADKLIWKIGTKTVIDGVSFEAEQGKLLGVLGPNGSGKTSLLRLLAGLKRPHAGRVLLDGQELSTFRRRTIAQRVAFIEQHATTNANLKVIDVVKLGRFPHRSMLSGWTREDDTTVNAALERTGMSAKRNDAWHSLSGGEKQRTHVARALAQSPKELILDEPTNHLDVQHQVNLLRLVSSLPMTSIMALHDLNHAAMYCDRLLVMQAGKIVAAGTPEEVLTQRLLRDVFSVDAHIETSPHHDRLHIHFAR, encoded by the coding sequence ATGAGCATCAAGGCCGACAAACTGATCTGGAAAATCGGCACCAAGACGGTGATCGATGGTGTCTCCTTCGAAGCCGAACAGGGGAAGCTACTGGGGGTGCTGGGCCCCAATGGCTCTGGTAAGACCTCACTGTTACGGCTGCTGGCCGGCCTCAAGCGACCGCATGCCGGACGTGTCCTGCTGGATGGGCAGGAGCTTTCAACCTTTCGCCGCCGAACCATTGCCCAGCGCGTGGCCTTCATCGAACAGCACGCCACGACCAATGCCAACCTCAAGGTGATCGATGTGGTCAAACTGGGCCGTTTCCCACACCGTTCGATGCTATCGGGCTGGACACGCGAGGACGATACGACGGTCAACGCAGCGCTGGAGCGAACCGGTATGAGCGCAAAGCGCAACGATGCCTGGCATAGCCTCTCCGGGGGTGAGAAACAGCGCACTCATGTGGCGCGGGCTCTGGCTCAATCACCCAAAGAACTCATTCTCGACGAACCCACCAACCACCTGGATGTGCAGCATCAGGTCAACCTGTTGCGGTTGGTCTCCAGCCTGCCGATGACCAGTATCATGGCACTCCATGATCTCAACCACGCCGCGATGTACTGTGATCGACTGCTGGTTATGCAGGCGGGTAAGATCGTGGCTGCCGGTACGCCTGAAGAGGTGTTGACCCAACGTCTGCTGCGTGATGTCTTTTCGGTAGATGCCCATATAGAAACCTCCCCTCACCATGATCGGCTGCATATTCATTTCGCGCGTTAA
- the metF gene encoding methylenetetrahydrofolate reductase [NAD(P)H] has product MSSHEHPLGISFEFFPPNTDAGRDKLIRVRDELAARKPRFFSVTYGAGGSTQARTRQVVREVSESGISTAPHLSCIGSEKAQLRDLLLQYREEGVDSLVALRGDMPSGMGSIGELRYANELVEFIRAETGDHFDIAVAAYPESHPQAPNLDKDVENFARKMKAGANMAITQYFFTADAYFNFVDKARALGVEQPIIPGIMPITNYTKLARFSDACGAEIPRWIRKQLESYGDDSEAIAAFGTDVVSRLCQRLLEGGAPGLHFYTLNQAAPVLKIVDNLTD; this is encoded by the coding sequence ATGAGCAGCCATGAGCATCCGCTAGGTATCAGCTTTGAATTCTTTCCGCCCAATACCGATGCCGGGCGCGACAAGCTGATCCGTGTTCGCGATGAACTGGCCGCACGCAAACCACGGTTTTTTTCGGTGACTTACGGTGCTGGCGGGTCTACCCAGGCGCGTACGCGTCAGGTGGTGCGCGAGGTCAGCGAGAGCGGTATCAGCACCGCGCCACACCTCTCATGCATCGGCAGTGAAAAAGCCCAGCTACGTGACTTGCTGTTGCAATATCGTGAGGAGGGCGTGGATAGCTTGGTCGCGCTGCGAGGTGATATGCCCTCGGGGATGGGGAGCATTGGTGAGCTGCGCTATGCCAACGAACTGGTTGAGTTTATCCGCGCGGAAACCGGTGACCATTTCGACATCGCGGTGGCGGCTTACCCTGAATCTCATCCACAGGCGCCTAACCTTGATAAGGATGTGGAGAACTTCGCACGTAAAATGAAGGCAGGAGCCAATATGGCCATTACCCAGTACTTCTTTACCGCGGATGCCTATTTCAATTTCGTTGATAAAGCCCGTGCGCTGGGCGTCGAACAGCCGATTATTCCCGGCATCATGCCGATTACCAACTACACCAAGCTGGCGCGTTTCTCTGACGCCTGCGGTGCCGAGATCCCGCGTTGGATTCGTAAGCAGTTGGAGTCCTATGGCGACGACAGCGAAGCGATTGCCGCTTTTGGCACCGATGTGGTGAGCCGCCTCTGTCAACGGTTGCTGGAGGGCGGTGCCCCAGGCCTGCACTTCTATACGCTTAACCAAGCAGCGCCGGTGCTCAAGATCGTCGATAATCTGACCGATTAA
- a CDS encoding FecCD family ABC transporter permease encodes MSVTIEMPQSTERLSHWVWVPALLLASLVAIALVVGISVGIGDMPIPLTTTYAVITNKLGWSSFELNRIHEAIVWDYRLSRALVAAFCGAGLALAGAIMQSMLRNPLAEPYVLGISAGASTGAVLIVILGLGAGAVSLSSGAFIGAFAAFLFVALLSNGARGGADRTILAGVAASQLFNAVTSYFVTTAGNAQQARDVMFWLLGSFGGVRWPDFFLVLVVVGLGLIACLCYARVLDAFAFGDEAAASLGVNVGRTRIVLFALTAVITATIVSMVGTIGFVGLVVPHAARFVVGPRHAVLLPACAIVGAIFMVVADIASRVLIPQQSLPIGVVTALVGVPFFSVILYRLQRAS; translated from the coding sequence ATGAGTGTCACAATTGAGATGCCGCAATCAACTGAGCGGCTATCACACTGGGTATGGGTACCAGCCCTGCTGCTTGCTTCGCTTGTAGCGATTGCCCTGGTGGTGGGGATCAGCGTCGGGATTGGCGATATGCCAATCCCGTTGACGACGACCTACGCGGTGATCACCAACAAGCTCGGCTGGTCGTCGTTCGAGCTCAATCGTATTCACGAAGCCATCGTTTGGGATTATCGCTTGAGCCGAGCGCTGGTGGCCGCCTTCTGCGGTGCCGGACTGGCACTGGCGGGCGCCATCATGCAGTCGATGCTGCGTAATCCCTTGGCAGAGCCTTATGTACTCGGTATCTCCGCGGGGGCATCCACGGGCGCCGTACTGATCGTAATCTTGGGGCTCGGCGCTGGCGCGGTATCGCTCTCCTCGGGTGCCTTTATCGGCGCTTTTGCCGCTTTTTTGTTTGTGGCGCTGCTGTCGAACGGTGCGCGCGGTGGTGCTGACCGCACCATTCTGGCGGGGGTCGCGGCGTCGCAGCTTTTCAACGCCGTAACCTCTTATTTCGTCACTACGGCGGGCAATGCTCAGCAGGCGCGGGATGTGATGTTCTGGCTGCTCGGCAGCTTTGGCGGCGTGCGCTGGCCGGATTTTTTTCTGGTATTGGTCGTGGTCGGGCTGGGGCTGATCGCATGTCTGTGCTATGCACGTGTGCTGGATGCCTTTGCCTTCGGCGATGAGGCCGCCGCTTCCCTGGGCGTCAATGTCGGCCGAACGAGAATCGTCCTGTTCGCACTCACTGCCGTCATTACCGCTACCATCGTCAGCATGGTGGGCACCATTGGCTTCGTTGGCCTGGTGGTTCCCCACGCGGCGCGTTTCGTGGTGGGGCCACGCCACGCCGTCCTGCTGCCTGCCTGTGCCATCGTAGGGGCGATCTTTATGGTGGTAGCGGATATCGCCTCCCGCGTGCTGATTCCGCAGCAATCCCTGCCGATTGGTGTGGTCACGGCGCTTGTGGGCGTGCCGTTCTTCTCTGTCATTCTTTACCGGTTACAGCGCGCATCATGA
- the ligB gene encoding NAD-dependent DNA ligase LigB: MLGGRWVMKVGLLSGLLVMAFTAQAEECPDWPQEQLALETQALAEHIQEWDRAYHDGGESLIADELYDQALARLESWQACLGDTTPHRPLTRVTSSDGIRAHPAAQRGLNKADDEGVRRFTSRREDLWIQPKVDGVAVTLRYADGELVEAVSRGDGESGQDWTARARQLPAVPNTLPEPMSALLQGELYWRLDEHIQSRSPSSGARGAVAGAMAQSSPEAATLERIGLFVWGWPDGPTDMESRLAQLSALGFDSADYTHPLDDRRDAAYWRDSWFNGPLPFATDGVVIKQAERPGVRRWSSSPPEWAIAWKYPAQQALAEVRGIEFRVGRTGRVTPLVWLNPVVLEGRRISRVSLGSLDRWESLDVRPGDQVAITLAGLTIPQLSDVVWHAQERSPLSPPPPQRYHLLSCFELTPGCDSQLLARLSYLGEQLAMQGIGEGTWQALMEAGVVTQLLDWLDVEPRQLQQAYGIGEATAASLTEQFQVALSQPFSAWLKALGAPPGSEAVHGEWYELASYQREQWQAVPGVGPVRAEALVAFFSHPEVQRMAAQLSQAGVAGF, from the coding sequence ATGCTGGGTGGGCGATGGGTGATGAAAGTGGGGTTGCTGAGTGGCCTGTTAGTCATGGCGTTTACGGCGCAGGCAGAAGAGTGCCCCGACTGGCCTCAGGAGCAGCTAGCGCTGGAGACCCAGGCGCTTGCCGAACATATCCAGGAGTGGGATCGCGCTTACCACGATGGCGGTGAATCGCTGATTGCCGATGAGCTGTACGATCAGGCGCTGGCGCGCCTGGAAAGTTGGCAGGCCTGCCTGGGTGACACGACGCCCCATCGTCCGCTCACCCGTGTGACCAGTAGCGACGGCATCCGTGCGCACCCAGCGGCCCAGCGCGGCCTCAATAAAGCCGATGACGAGGGCGTCAGGCGCTTTACCAGCCGCCGCGAAGACCTTTGGATTCAACCCAAAGTGGACGGTGTCGCGGTGACGCTGCGCTATGCCGACGGTGAGCTGGTCGAAGCCGTTAGCCGTGGCGATGGCGAAAGTGGGCAAGACTGGACAGCCCGTGCCCGACAGCTCCCCGCCGTTCCCAATACGCTACCCGAGCCGATGTCTGCGCTACTCCAAGGCGAGCTGTATTGGCGGTTAGATGAGCACATTCAGTCGCGCTCACCCTCTTCGGGGGCCCGGGGCGCCGTGGCAGGCGCTATGGCACAATCTTCGCCTGAAGCGGCCACCCTCGAGCGTATTGGCCTGTTTGTCTGGGGCTGGCCTGATGGCCCGACCGACATGGAAAGCCGCTTAGCCCAATTGAGTGCGCTGGGCTTTGATAGCGCCGACTACACCCATCCCTTGGATGATCGCCGTGATGCCGCCTACTGGCGCGACAGCTGGTTCAATGGCCCGCTGCCGTTTGCCACCGACGGTGTGGTAATTAAACAGGCTGAGCGCCCCGGCGTGCGCCGCTGGTCATCGTCGCCACCGGAGTGGGCCATTGCCTGGAAATACCCCGCTCAGCAGGCGCTGGCAGAAGTGCGCGGTATCGAGTTTCGCGTCGGGCGCACCGGGCGAGTAACGCCGCTGGTGTGGCTTAACCCAGTGGTGTTAGAAGGGCGGCGCATTAGCCGCGTCTCGCTAGGCTCCTTGGATCGCTGGGAGTCGCTGGATGTTCGTCCCGGCGACCAAGTGGCGATTACGCTAGCGGGGCTAACGATCCCCCAGCTAAGCGACGTGGTGTGGCACGCCCAGGAGCGCTCGCCTCTCTCTCCGCCGCCACCCCAGCGCTATCATCTGCTGAGCTGTTTTGAGTTAACCCCCGGCTGTGACAGCCAACTGCTGGCGCGGCTTAGCTACCTGGGCGAGCAGTTAGCTATGCAGGGTATCGGTGAAGGTACCTGGCAAGCACTAATGGAAGCGGGTGTGGTCACGCAGTTACTCGACTGGCTGGACGTTGAACCACGCCAGCTGCAGCAAGCCTACGGTATTGGCGAGGCCACCGCCGCCTCGCTCACTGAGCAATTTCAAGTCGCCCTTAGTCAGCCGTTTTCGGCTTGGCTAAAGGCGCTGGGCGCGCCGCCGGGGAGTGAGGCGGTTCACGGGGAGTGGTATGAGTTAGCGAGTTACCAGCGCGAACAGTGGCAAGCCGTTCCAGGCGTTGGCCCGGTGCGTGCTGAGGCGCTGGTCGCGTTTTTCAGCCACCCGGAAGTGCAGCGCATGGCCGCACAGCTTAGCCAAGCGGGGGTTGCTGGTTTTTAG